Proteins from one Thaumasiovibrio subtropicus genomic window:
- the rpmA gene encoding 50S ribosomal protein L27: protein MAHKKAGGSTRNGRDSESKRLGVKRFGGESVLAGNIIVRQRGTKFHAGNNVGCGKDHTLFALADGKVKFEVKGPKNRKFISIEAE, encoded by the coding sequence ATGGCACACAAAAAAGCTGGCGGTTCTACTCGTAACGGCCGTGATTCAGAAAGTAAACGCCTAGGTGTTAAGCGCTTCGGTGGTGAATCAGTTCTTGCTGGTAACATCATTGTTCGTCAACGTGGTACTAAGTTCCACGCTGGTAACAACGTAGGTTGCGGTAAAGACCACACTCTATTCGCTTTAGCAGACGGTAAAGTGAAGTTCGAAGTTAAAGGTCCTAAGAACCGTAAGTTCATTTCTATCGAAGCTGAGTAA